A single genomic interval of Camelina sativa cultivar DH55 chromosome 11, Cs, whole genome shotgun sequence harbors:
- the LOC104725252 gene encoding large proline-rich protein BAG6-like isoform X1, with translation MEDQPINQCSSSNNASEKTPESTLDLNIKTLDSQTYTFQVNKNETVSLFKEKIASETGVPVGQQRLIFRGRVLKDDQPLSEYHLENGHTLHLVVRQPAESVPTSGTPSEGATANDGNSTNGGPSRNGRHVSHSVVLGSFNVGDQTEGIVPDLSRVIGAVLNSFGVGGQHPLNNSTIGTPSMPSNLSSHAPPGNTSDGAPGIGGQNQAAGHPQPRQAFPGVSFQASMPHVVQIPVTAATAIPIPTFLMPIPDSLDTLMEFINRMEQALSQNGYQPDTSSATSGGRPTEELPRSRRGASTPEALSVVLRNAQHLLSGLGVSSLSHIARRLEQDGSSSDPTLRAQIQTEAVQVGLAMQHLGAFLLELGRTILTLRMAHSPELSYVNAGPAVYISPSGPNPIMAQPFPHQTSSLFTGAAVASNPVTGPVGLGTPQRHINIHIHAGTSGSPMMSSVGNQRSNGGGQGNGENITSSVRGLPVRNIIAAAVPPGSTNENISTGVQPGLDGSVSVAQINARIRELVNNMQGRNQIPSGTEALERDMSTGHGVAGGIPEQPTNIAASCTPESSSGALHDLPSERRNSVYPSEKELGEDLGHPALAKDISSTTGQSSAPSGESTSNGEDATGDAKETKKATPEVATATPLGLGLGGLDRKKRSKQPKVLGKNEDSGTSATVEGVQQSSGSSGQQLLQSLFSGSSRSDETGLRRGQGSDDQLDVSSAMSQVMESPVLDGLLAGVSRQAGVDSPNMLRNMLQQFTQNPQIMNTVQQIAQQVDGQEIENMMSGGTQGEGGGFDFSRMVQQMMPLVSRAFSQGGPSPQPATQQPDDLQPFQVNVQSLAQMIEHSDPPEDVFRAMVENAAVSQDDLVNELCCDEVLSHEYAELLRRDIEGRLKDDQGP, from the exons ATGGAAGATCAACCCATTAACCAGTGCTCTAGTAGCAACAATGCATCTGAGAAAACTCCAGAATCAACCCTTGATCTTAACATCAAGACGTTAGACTCACAGACGTATACTTTTCAAGTGAACAAGAAT GAAACAGTTTCACTTTTCAAGGAGAAGATAGCTAGTGAGACAGGGGTGCCTGTTGGTCAGCAGCGGCTCATTTTTCGAGGAAGGGTTTTGAAAGATGATCAACCTCTCTCGGAGTATC ATTTGGAAAATGGGCATACTTTACACTTGGTTGTGAGGCAGCCAGCAGAATCGGTTCCTACATCTGGTACACCTTCAGAAGGGGCAACTGCAAATGATG GAAATAGTACAAATGGTGGACCATCTCGAAATGGAAGACATGTCTCCCACAGCGTAGTTCTTGGGAGTTTTAATGTTGGAGATCAGACTGAAGGCATTGTTCCAGATCTCAGCCGG gTAATTGGAGCTGTTCTAAATTCTTTTGGAGTTGGTGGACAGCATCCTTTAAATAACAGTACTATTGGCACACCCTCTATGCCC TCGAATCTGTCGTCTCATGCTCCTCCTGGAAATACATCTGATGGAGCGCCTGGCATTGGTGGTCAAAACCAAGCTGCAGGTCATCCACAACCTAGGCAAGCATTTCCTGGTGTATCATTTCAAGCATCGATGCCTCATGTTGTTCAGATTCCGGTTACAGCAGCTACAGCAATTCCTATTCCTACATTTCTAATG CCTATTCCGGATTCGTTAGATACCCTAATGGAGTTCATTAATCGGATGGAGCAGGCATTATCACAAAACG GCTATCAGCCAGATACCTCTTCTGCTACATCTGGTGGCCGACCAACGGAAGAGTTACCTAGAAGTCGACGCGGTGCATCAACACCTGAAGCACTCTCTGTTGTCCTAAGGAATGCTCAGCATTTACTGAGTGGTTTAGGTGTCTCTTCTTTATCG CATATTGCCAGACGTCTAGAGCAAGATGGGTCCTCTTCAGATCCTACTCTCAGGGCACAAATACAGACAGAGGCTGTGCAAGTAGGCCTTGCCATGCAACATTTAGGGGCCTTCCTACTGGAGCTTGGGCGCACAATTTTGACATTGAGAATGGCACACTCTCCG GAATTATCCTATGTGAATGCTGGGCCTGCTGTTTATATATCTCCATCAGGACCGAATCCTATTATGGCTCAG CCTTTTCCTCACCAAACCAGCTCTCTCTTTACTGGTGCTGCTGTCGCATCAAATCCAGTAACTGGACCAGTTGGTTTAGGAACTCCCCAACGGCACATTAACATTCATATACACGCTG GCACATCAGGTTCACCTATGATGTCATCAGTTGGGAACCAGCGAAGCAATGGAGGAGGGCAAGGAAACGGTGAAAACATTACAAGTTCAGTTCGCGGACTCCCAGTGAGAAACATCATTGCTGCTGCTGTTCCACCAGGCTCTACCAATGAGAATATTTCTACTGGGGTTCAACCTGGTTTGGATGGTTCTGTTTCAGTTGCCCAAATCAATGCAAGAATTAGAGAATTGGTAAACAATATGCAAGGAAGAAACCAGATTCCATCGG GAACAGAAGCTCTCGAGCGGGATATGTCTACGGGCCATGGGGTTGCCGGTGGTATACCTGAGCAGCCTACCAACATTGCAGCTTCGTGCACACCTGAGTCTTCAAGTGGCGCATTGCATGACTTACCATCTGAAAGGAGGAACTCGGTG TATCCAAGTGAAAAAGAACTTGGTGAAGATTTAGGGCATCCAGCCCTTGCAAAAGATATCTCTTCTACTACAGGACAATCTTCAGCTCCGTCTGGAGAATCCACAAGCAATGGGGAAGATGCTACCGGTGATGCCAAAGAAACCAAGAAGGCTACTCCAGAGGTAGCTACAGCTACACCACTTGGATTGGGGCTTGGCGGTTTAGACCGTAAG AAACGAAGCAAGCAGCCCAAGGTATTAGGCAAGAATGAAGATAGTGGGACTTCAGCTACAGTTGAAGGTGTGCAACAGAGCAGTGGGAGTAGTGGTCAGCAGCTTTTGCAATCTCTCTTTTCTGGTAGTTCTCGTTCAGATGAGACTGGTCTGAGACGTGGGCAAGGTTCAGATGATCAGCTAGATGTCTCAAGTGCAATGTCTCAGGTCATGGAGAGCCCTGTATTGGATGGATTGCTAGCAGGGGTATCTCGACAAGCTGGTGTGGATTCGCCAAATATGCTGAGAAATATGCTCCAGCAGTTTACTCAGAATCCACAGATCATGAACACAGTCCAACAAATTGCCCAACAGGTGGATGGGCAAGAGATAGAAAATATGATGTCAGGCGGAACTCAAGGCGAGGGTGGTGGCTTTGATTTTTCTAGAATGGTACAACAAATGATGCCTCTAGTCTCACGTGCTTTCAGCCAAGGAGGGCCATCGCCTCAACCCGCAACACAGCAGCCTGATGATCTTCAACCTTTTCAG GTAAATGTTCAATCCTTGGCGCAAATGATTGAGCACTCTGATCCACCAGAGGATGTTTTCCGTGCTATGGTCGAAAACGCTGCTGTGAGCCAAGACGACCTTGTTAACGAGCTTTGTTGTGATGAAGTTCTTTCTCAC GAATATGCGGAGTTGCTAAGACGTGATATTGAAGGCCGGCTAAAAGATGATCAAGGTCCATAA
- the LOC104725252 gene encoding large proline-rich protein BAG6-like isoform X3, translating to MEDQPINQCSSSNNASEKTPESTLDLNIKTLDSQTYTFQVNKNETVSLFKEKIASETGVPVGQQRLIFRGRVLKDDQPLSEYHLENGHTLHLVVRQPAESVPTSGTPSEGATANDGNSTNGGPSRNGRHVSHSVVLGSFNVGDQTEGIVPDLSRVIGAVLNSFGVGGQHPLNNSTIGTPSMPSNLSSHAPPGNTSDGAPGIGGQNQAAGHPQPRQAFPGVSFQASMPHVVQIPVTAATAIPIPTFLMPIPDSLDTLMEFINRMEQALSQNGYQPDTSSATSGGRPTEELPRSRRGASTPEALSVVLRNAQHLLSGLGVSSLSHIARRLEQDGSSSDPTLRAQIQTEAVQVGLAMQHLGAFLLELGRTILTLRMAHSPELSYVNAGPAVYISPSGPNPIMAQPFPHQTSSLFTGAAVASNPVTGPVGLGTPQRHINIHIHAGSPMMSSVGNQRSNGGGQGNGENITSSVRGLPVRNIIAAAVPPGSTNENISTGVQPGLDGSVSVAQINARIRELVNNMQGRNQIPSGTEALERDMSTGHGVAGGIPEQPTNIAASCTPESSSGALHDLPSERRNSVYPSEKELGEDLGHPALAKDISSTTGQSSAPSGESTSNGEDATGDAKETKKATPEVATATPLGLGLGGLDRKKRSKQPKVLGKNEDSGTSATVEGVQQSSGSSGQQLLQSLFSGSSRSDETGLRRGQGSDDQLDVSSAMSQVMESPVLDGLLAGVSRQAGVDSPNMLRNMLQQFTQNPQIMNTVQQIAQQVDGQEIENMMSGGTQGEGGGFDFSRMVQQMMPLVSRAFSQGGPSPQPATQQPDDLQPFQVNVQSLAQMIEHSDPPEDVFRAMVENAAVSQDDLVNELCCDEVLSHEYAELLRRDIEGRLKDDQGP from the exons ATGGAAGATCAACCCATTAACCAGTGCTCTAGTAGCAACAATGCATCTGAGAAAACTCCAGAATCAACCCTTGATCTTAACATCAAGACGTTAGACTCACAGACGTATACTTTTCAAGTGAACAAGAAT GAAACAGTTTCACTTTTCAAGGAGAAGATAGCTAGTGAGACAGGGGTGCCTGTTGGTCAGCAGCGGCTCATTTTTCGAGGAAGGGTTTTGAAAGATGATCAACCTCTCTCGGAGTATC ATTTGGAAAATGGGCATACTTTACACTTGGTTGTGAGGCAGCCAGCAGAATCGGTTCCTACATCTGGTACACCTTCAGAAGGGGCAACTGCAAATGATG GAAATAGTACAAATGGTGGACCATCTCGAAATGGAAGACATGTCTCCCACAGCGTAGTTCTTGGGAGTTTTAATGTTGGAGATCAGACTGAAGGCATTGTTCCAGATCTCAGCCGG gTAATTGGAGCTGTTCTAAATTCTTTTGGAGTTGGTGGACAGCATCCTTTAAATAACAGTACTATTGGCACACCCTCTATGCCC TCGAATCTGTCGTCTCATGCTCCTCCTGGAAATACATCTGATGGAGCGCCTGGCATTGGTGGTCAAAACCAAGCTGCAGGTCATCCACAACCTAGGCAAGCATTTCCTGGTGTATCATTTCAAGCATCGATGCCTCATGTTGTTCAGATTCCGGTTACAGCAGCTACAGCAATTCCTATTCCTACATTTCTAATG CCTATTCCGGATTCGTTAGATACCCTAATGGAGTTCATTAATCGGATGGAGCAGGCATTATCACAAAACG GCTATCAGCCAGATACCTCTTCTGCTACATCTGGTGGCCGACCAACGGAAGAGTTACCTAGAAGTCGACGCGGTGCATCAACACCTGAAGCACTCTCTGTTGTCCTAAGGAATGCTCAGCATTTACTGAGTGGTTTAGGTGTCTCTTCTTTATCG CATATTGCCAGACGTCTAGAGCAAGATGGGTCCTCTTCAGATCCTACTCTCAGGGCACAAATACAGACAGAGGCTGTGCAAGTAGGCCTTGCCATGCAACATTTAGGGGCCTTCCTACTGGAGCTTGGGCGCACAATTTTGACATTGAGAATGGCACACTCTCCG GAATTATCCTATGTGAATGCTGGGCCTGCTGTTTATATATCTCCATCAGGACCGAATCCTATTATGGCTCAG CCTTTTCCTCACCAAACCAGCTCTCTCTTTACTGGTGCTGCTGTCGCATCAAATCCAGTAACTGGACCAGTTGGTTTAGGAACTCCCCAACGGCACATTAACATTCATATACACGCTG GTTCACCTATGATGTCATCAGTTGGGAACCAGCGAAGCAATGGAGGAGGGCAAGGAAACGGTGAAAACATTACAAGTTCAGTTCGCGGACTCCCAGTGAGAAACATCATTGCTGCTGCTGTTCCACCAGGCTCTACCAATGAGAATATTTCTACTGGGGTTCAACCTGGTTTGGATGGTTCTGTTTCAGTTGCCCAAATCAATGCAAGAATTAGAGAATTGGTAAACAATATGCAAGGAAGAAACCAGATTCCATCGG GAACAGAAGCTCTCGAGCGGGATATGTCTACGGGCCATGGGGTTGCCGGTGGTATACCTGAGCAGCCTACCAACATTGCAGCTTCGTGCACACCTGAGTCTTCAAGTGGCGCATTGCATGACTTACCATCTGAAAGGAGGAACTCGGTG TATCCAAGTGAAAAAGAACTTGGTGAAGATTTAGGGCATCCAGCCCTTGCAAAAGATATCTCTTCTACTACAGGACAATCTTCAGCTCCGTCTGGAGAATCCACAAGCAATGGGGAAGATGCTACCGGTGATGCCAAAGAAACCAAGAAGGCTACTCCAGAGGTAGCTACAGCTACACCACTTGGATTGGGGCTTGGCGGTTTAGACCGTAAG AAACGAAGCAAGCAGCCCAAGGTATTAGGCAAGAATGAAGATAGTGGGACTTCAGCTACAGTTGAAGGTGTGCAACAGAGCAGTGGGAGTAGTGGTCAGCAGCTTTTGCAATCTCTCTTTTCTGGTAGTTCTCGTTCAGATGAGACTGGTCTGAGACGTGGGCAAGGTTCAGATGATCAGCTAGATGTCTCAAGTGCAATGTCTCAGGTCATGGAGAGCCCTGTATTGGATGGATTGCTAGCAGGGGTATCTCGACAAGCTGGTGTGGATTCGCCAAATATGCTGAGAAATATGCTCCAGCAGTTTACTCAGAATCCACAGATCATGAACACAGTCCAACAAATTGCCCAACAGGTGGATGGGCAAGAGATAGAAAATATGATGTCAGGCGGAACTCAAGGCGAGGGTGGTGGCTTTGATTTTTCTAGAATGGTACAACAAATGATGCCTCTAGTCTCACGTGCTTTCAGCCAAGGAGGGCCATCGCCTCAACCCGCAACACAGCAGCCTGATGATCTTCAACCTTTTCAG GTAAATGTTCAATCCTTGGCGCAAATGATTGAGCACTCTGATCCACCAGAGGATGTTTTCCGTGCTATGGTCGAAAACGCTGCTGTGAGCCAAGACGACCTTGTTAACGAGCTTTGTTGTGATGAAGTTCTTTCTCAC GAATATGCGGAGTTGCTAAGACGTGATATTGAAGGCCGGCTAAAAGATGATCAAGGTCCATAA
- the LOC109127471 gene encoding defensin-like protein 115 produces the protein MAITKKYFVAFVLTILFVMSFVHCSDNTSGDGINQDWKNCFGPDPCKQGGTQGCMVFCRKISFTLYGECAHNPDQCCCVSKTK, from the exons ATGGCTATCACCAAGAAATACTTTGTCGCATTTGTTCTCACCATCCTCTTTGTCATGTCTTTCGTTCATTGCTCTGATAACACTTCTG GCGATGGAATAAATCAAGATTGGAAAAATTGTTTCGGCCCAGATCCATGTAAGCAAGGAGGGACCCAAGGATGCATGGtgttttgtagaaaaataagttttacatTATATGGTGAATGTGCTCATAATCCTGATCAATGTTGTTGTGTGTCCAAGACgaaataa
- the LOC104725254 gene encoding uncharacterized protein LOC104725254: protein MIKKELQRVESSGKAFASAEPKGKSKKKKMLKFDEPQCTNPSCFFCSMKETNPFRRRSKLTAIFKEIPRTESKDHVLVLSGLWNIAMSEPDDPEFPSLGLFECMSKLIHKSIKNSAWLLKDQNIFIPYYAAHIIGSYVMNKEDLAARAVYSKAFVVPALLELLRGNISWVEQRAAARALGHLASHEKSFEVVSLFEEETVKLSMEIATSYLVDMIKYWFLLF from the exons ATG ATTAAAAAAGAGTTGCAGAGAGTGGAATCTTCTGGTAAAGCTTTTGCATCCGCAG AACCAAAAggcaaatcaaagaagaagaagatgctcaAATTCGATGAACCACAGTGCACAAACCCATCATGTTTCTTTTGCAGCATGAAAGAGACCAACCCTTTCCGTCGAAGATCCAAACTCACCGCAATTTTCAAGGAGATTCCTCGTACGGAGTCAAAAGACCATGTCTTGGTCTTGAGTGGTCTGTGGAACATAGCCATGTCCGAGCCTGACGATCCTGAGTTCCCATCACTAGGTTTGTTCGAGTGTATGTCAAAACTCATacataaatcaatcaaaaacagtGCTTGGCTCCTCAAAGACCAGAACATATTCATTCCTTACTACGCAGCTCATATCATCGGATCATATGTTATGAACAAAGAAGATTTGGCTGCAAGAGCGGTTTATTCAAAGGCTTTTGTTGTTCCTGCTTTGTTGGAGCTTTTGAGAGGGAACATCAGTTGGGTTGAGCAGCGAGCCGCGGCTCGAGCACTTGGTCACTTAGCTAGTCATGAGAAGAGCTTTGAAgtggtttctttgtttgaagaagaaaccgtTAAGCTTTCTATGGAGATTGCTACTAGTTATTTGGTTGATATGATAAAGTATTGGTTCTTGTTGTTCTGA
- the LOC104725252 gene encoding large proline-rich protein BAG6-like isoform X2 encodes MEDQPINQCSSSNNASEKTPESTLDLNIKTLDSQTYTFQVNKNETVSLFKEKIASETGVPVGQQRLIFRGRVLKDDQPLSEYHLENGHTLHLVVRQPAESVPTSGTPSEGATANDGNSTNGGPSRNGRHVSHSVVLGSFNVGDQTEGIVPDLSRVIGAVLNSFGVGGQHPLNNSTIGTPSMPSNLSSHAPPGNTSDGAPGIGGQNQAAGHPQPRQAFPGVSFQASMPHVVQIPVTAATAIPIPTFLMPIPDSLDTLMEFINRMEQALSQNGYQPDTSSATSGGRPTEELPRSRRGASTPEALSVVLRNAQHLLSGLGVSSLSHIARRLEQDGSSSDPTLRAQIQTEAVQVGLAMQHLGAFLLELGRTILTLRMAHSPELSYVNAGPAVYISPSGPNPIMAQPFPHQTSSLFTGAAVASNPVTGPVGLGTPQRHINIHIHAGTSGSPMMSSVGNQRSNGGGQGNGENITSSVRGLPVRNIIAAAVPPGSTNENISTGVQPGLDGSVSVAQINARIRELVNNMQGRNQIPSEALERDMSTGHGVAGGIPEQPTNIAASCTPESSSGALHDLPSERRNSVYPSEKELGEDLGHPALAKDISSTTGQSSAPSGESTSNGEDATGDAKETKKATPEVATATPLGLGLGGLDRKKRSKQPKVLGKNEDSGTSATVEGVQQSSGSSGQQLLQSLFSGSSRSDETGLRRGQGSDDQLDVSSAMSQVMESPVLDGLLAGVSRQAGVDSPNMLRNMLQQFTQNPQIMNTVQQIAQQVDGQEIENMMSGGTQGEGGGFDFSRMVQQMMPLVSRAFSQGGPSPQPATQQPDDLQPFQVNVQSLAQMIEHSDPPEDVFRAMVENAAVSQDDLVNELCCDEVLSHEYAELLRRDIEGRLKDDQGP; translated from the exons ATGGAAGATCAACCCATTAACCAGTGCTCTAGTAGCAACAATGCATCTGAGAAAACTCCAGAATCAACCCTTGATCTTAACATCAAGACGTTAGACTCACAGACGTATACTTTTCAAGTGAACAAGAAT GAAACAGTTTCACTTTTCAAGGAGAAGATAGCTAGTGAGACAGGGGTGCCTGTTGGTCAGCAGCGGCTCATTTTTCGAGGAAGGGTTTTGAAAGATGATCAACCTCTCTCGGAGTATC ATTTGGAAAATGGGCATACTTTACACTTGGTTGTGAGGCAGCCAGCAGAATCGGTTCCTACATCTGGTACACCTTCAGAAGGGGCAACTGCAAATGATG GAAATAGTACAAATGGTGGACCATCTCGAAATGGAAGACATGTCTCCCACAGCGTAGTTCTTGGGAGTTTTAATGTTGGAGATCAGACTGAAGGCATTGTTCCAGATCTCAGCCGG gTAATTGGAGCTGTTCTAAATTCTTTTGGAGTTGGTGGACAGCATCCTTTAAATAACAGTACTATTGGCACACCCTCTATGCCC TCGAATCTGTCGTCTCATGCTCCTCCTGGAAATACATCTGATGGAGCGCCTGGCATTGGTGGTCAAAACCAAGCTGCAGGTCATCCACAACCTAGGCAAGCATTTCCTGGTGTATCATTTCAAGCATCGATGCCTCATGTTGTTCAGATTCCGGTTACAGCAGCTACAGCAATTCCTATTCCTACATTTCTAATG CCTATTCCGGATTCGTTAGATACCCTAATGGAGTTCATTAATCGGATGGAGCAGGCATTATCACAAAACG GCTATCAGCCAGATACCTCTTCTGCTACATCTGGTGGCCGACCAACGGAAGAGTTACCTAGAAGTCGACGCGGTGCATCAACACCTGAAGCACTCTCTGTTGTCCTAAGGAATGCTCAGCATTTACTGAGTGGTTTAGGTGTCTCTTCTTTATCG CATATTGCCAGACGTCTAGAGCAAGATGGGTCCTCTTCAGATCCTACTCTCAGGGCACAAATACAGACAGAGGCTGTGCAAGTAGGCCTTGCCATGCAACATTTAGGGGCCTTCCTACTGGAGCTTGGGCGCACAATTTTGACATTGAGAATGGCACACTCTCCG GAATTATCCTATGTGAATGCTGGGCCTGCTGTTTATATATCTCCATCAGGACCGAATCCTATTATGGCTCAG CCTTTTCCTCACCAAACCAGCTCTCTCTTTACTGGTGCTGCTGTCGCATCAAATCCAGTAACTGGACCAGTTGGTTTAGGAACTCCCCAACGGCACATTAACATTCATATACACGCTG GCACATCAGGTTCACCTATGATGTCATCAGTTGGGAACCAGCGAAGCAATGGAGGAGGGCAAGGAAACGGTGAAAACATTACAAGTTCAGTTCGCGGACTCCCAGTGAGAAACATCATTGCTGCTGCTGTTCCACCAGGCTCTACCAATGAGAATATTTCTACTGGGGTTCAACCTGGTTTGGATGGTTCTGTTTCAGTTGCCCAAATCAATGCAAGAATTAGAGAATTGGTAAACAATATGCAAGGAAGAAACCAGATTCCATCGG AAGCTCTCGAGCGGGATATGTCTACGGGCCATGGGGTTGCCGGTGGTATACCTGAGCAGCCTACCAACATTGCAGCTTCGTGCACACCTGAGTCTTCAAGTGGCGCATTGCATGACTTACCATCTGAAAGGAGGAACTCGGTG TATCCAAGTGAAAAAGAACTTGGTGAAGATTTAGGGCATCCAGCCCTTGCAAAAGATATCTCTTCTACTACAGGACAATCTTCAGCTCCGTCTGGAGAATCCACAAGCAATGGGGAAGATGCTACCGGTGATGCCAAAGAAACCAAGAAGGCTACTCCAGAGGTAGCTACAGCTACACCACTTGGATTGGGGCTTGGCGGTTTAGACCGTAAG AAACGAAGCAAGCAGCCCAAGGTATTAGGCAAGAATGAAGATAGTGGGACTTCAGCTACAGTTGAAGGTGTGCAACAGAGCAGTGGGAGTAGTGGTCAGCAGCTTTTGCAATCTCTCTTTTCTGGTAGTTCTCGTTCAGATGAGACTGGTCTGAGACGTGGGCAAGGTTCAGATGATCAGCTAGATGTCTCAAGTGCAATGTCTCAGGTCATGGAGAGCCCTGTATTGGATGGATTGCTAGCAGGGGTATCTCGACAAGCTGGTGTGGATTCGCCAAATATGCTGAGAAATATGCTCCAGCAGTTTACTCAGAATCCACAGATCATGAACACAGTCCAACAAATTGCCCAACAGGTGGATGGGCAAGAGATAGAAAATATGATGTCAGGCGGAACTCAAGGCGAGGGTGGTGGCTTTGATTTTTCTAGAATGGTACAACAAATGATGCCTCTAGTCTCACGTGCTTTCAGCCAAGGAGGGCCATCGCCTCAACCCGCAACACAGCAGCCTGATGATCTTCAACCTTTTCAG GTAAATGTTCAATCCTTGGCGCAAATGATTGAGCACTCTGATCCACCAGAGGATGTTTTCCGTGCTATGGTCGAAAACGCTGCTGTGAGCCAAGACGACCTTGTTAACGAGCTTTGTTGTGATGAAGTTCTTTCTCAC GAATATGCGGAGTTGCTAAGACGTGATATTGAAGGCCGGCTAAAAGATGATCAAGGTCCATAA
- the LOC104725253 gene encoding hippocampus abundant transcript-like protein 1 yields the protein MEETTTFQGLRHLFMTIFLYCFSVFIVAPVITDVSMAALCPGKDECSLVIYLFGFQQIITGVGSLMMMPLVGSLSDKHGRKSLLTLPMTLNILPLATLAYSRGTTIFYVYYVLKTFTSIICEGSVLCLALAYVADNVTEGQRASAFGILTGIASCAFVCATLCARFLAISTTFQVAATMAILSTVYMRLFLPDFIRDNSLGAPIVSSEKLSSPLLEDCPGHRNRIFRSFRSVREMTSLMRSSVPLFQVVVISFFSSLGEAGLHASSMYYLKAKFHFTKDQFADLMIICGAAGSISQLIFMPNLVPALKEERLLSIGLFFASAHMFLLCVAWSSWVPYIAAIFALLSVFPQSCMRSIVSKQVASYEQGKAQGIISSICSLANVISPLAFSPLTDWFLSERAPFNFPGFSIMCAGFTMTIAFIQSLMIRATAPMSEMGSP from the exons ATGGAGGAAACGACTACATTTCAAGGACTAAGACACCTCTTCATGACGATATTCTTGTACTGCTTCTCAGTGTTCATCGTGGCTCCGGTGATTACAGACGTCAGCATGGCGGCGCTTTGTCCGGGAAAGGATGAGTGTTCTCTCGTCATTTACCTATTCGGCTTTCAACAAATT ATCACGGGTGTGGGATCGTTGATGATGATGCCATTGGTGGGAAGCTTGTCGGACAAGCATGGGAGAAAATCTTTACTTACTCTTCCAATGACACTCAACATTTTGCCTCTTG CGACATTAGCATATAGTAGAGGGACGACCATCTTCTACGTCTACTATGTACTGAAGACTTTTACTTCGATAATTTGCGAAGGAAGTGTTCTTTGTCTTGCCCTTGCTTACGTG GCTGATAACGTAACAGAAGGGCAACGAGCCTCCGCATTTGGAATACTTACCGGGATTGCATCTTGTGCATTTGTCTGCGCCACTCTTTGCGCTCGATTTTTAGCTATTTCCACTACATTTCAA GTCGCAGCAACAATGGCAATTTTATCAACAGTGTACATGAGGCTTTTCCTACCGGATTTTATCCGAGACAACAGTCTAGGGGCTCCCATTGTTTCAAGCGAAAAGTTGAGTTCTCCTTTACTTGAAGACTGTCCTGGACATAGAAATAGAATATTCAGATCATTTCGTTCGGTACGTGAAATGACATCTCTAATGAGAAGCAG CGTTCCACTTTTTCAAGTTGTGGTGATATCCTTCTTCAGTAGTCTTGGTGAGGCAGGTCTACATGCTTCGTCTATG TACTATTTAAAGGCCAAATTTCACTTTACCAAAGACCAATTTGCAGACTTGATGATCATATGTGGCGCAGCCGGGTCTATTTCACAG TTGATTTTCATGCCCAATTTAGTTCCAGCTTTGAAAGAGGAGAGATTGCTCTCAATTGGTCTTTTCTTTGCTTCTGCTCAT ATGTTCCTCCTCTGTGTGGCATGGTCTTCATGG GTTCCATATATTGCAGCCATATTTGCACTTTTATCTGTATTTCCGCAATCATGT ATGCGAAGCATTGTCTCGAAACAAGTAGCATCGTACGAACAG GGGAAAGCCCAAGGGATTATTTCAAGTATATGTTCCCTTGCAAATGTCATTTCCCCCCTGGCATTTTCACCTCTAACAG ACTGGTTTCTGTCCGAAAGAGCTCCATTTAATTTCCCAGGTTTCAGTATAATGTGTGCTGGATTCACCATG actatagcCTTCATCCAAAGCCTCATGATCAGAGCAACAGCGCCAATGTCAGAGATGGGATCTCCATAG